GGGTCGCAGTGGTGTTGATAGGGCCGTTCAACGAGAAGCAGTTCTAGCCATTGTCGCCGAGTTCGACCCGACTGAACTGCGCCCTGGCGATATATTGACTGTGCGATCTCCTTGGAATGACAAGAGTGCAGTGAAGAGAATTTCGTTGACGACGCGCCTCGGCGTGCGCCTAGACGTTGTCTTCTCTAAGGGTGCACAAACCATCCTGGTCGAGCCCGAACTGAGCAGCATCGAACACGTAGCTAAAGCGAAAATTGAGAATAGCCTCTCTGAAACGCTGAACAGGATAGATGCGCCGGAACGCTTTGCAGTGGAATTGGCTGCCTTTTTTTCAAATCTCTATGACTTCCGCCGCGATCTGCGAAGCGGTAACGAAATCGCCATCATCTGGAGCGAGAGCATCGATGAGAAGGGAATCGCTGTCGGCGAGCCGAAACTGTCCTATGCGAGATTAGCAACAAAACAGAGTGTGCTGGAACTCCTCATACTGGACGAGGATAGCACCGCAGCACTTTATCGTGACGGCGATCTCGTGCAGAGAATCCGGGCGCCGGTCGAAGGAGCGAGACTGTCCTCGGTCTTCGGACGAAGAAAGCATCCAGTTTACGGAAGCGTACGCCTGCATACCGGGGTGGACTATGAGGCGCCGGCAGGCACACCGATTTCCAGCACGGCTGCTGGCCGGATATCATTCCTTGGTCGGTTGCGGGGCTATGGCCGTGTCATCGACATAGATCACGGAAATGGCGTTACGACCCGTTATGCCCATTTATCGAGCTTTGCCAAAGGCCTCTCGAAACAGGCATGGGTTCAAGCCGACCAGGTCATCGGGACTGTCGGAGCCAGCGGCACGGCGACTGGGCCAAATCTTCACTATGAGGTGCGGCTCGACGGGCGTCCAATCGACCCGCTTGCCGCGCTGGTACGAGCGCAACCAATAGCCTCAGCCAACAACCCCAGAGAAGTCAAACACTTGACCGCCTCACGAATAATTGTCGGTCCAGCAAACGGAGCATAAAGTATGAGTAGAAAATCGAAAGGGCTGTCCCAACGCAATTGGGCGATATTTTTTGCCTTAATTCTGCTGGTGATCATTTTTTACGCTGTAAGCGTTATTAAGATATCGGACAATCTCGCGCAGTAGGCATGGTGCAGAGTTGGTCAATTTTATATGATTGACGCATATACCCGGCAAGAATGTCGCTGCGCATCACCCGTCCGTAATGCGCAGCTTCCGGACTGTCTTCACGTAATCGGCGGAGATCAAGAGGCGGCCCCAACCTGACTTCATTCTTCTCAAGCTTGCGGCTTCTCGGAAAGGGGGCAGGACCGGGATCCAGCGTTCTCCAATTGATAGACGTCCGGTAATCTCGCGCTTGCATACCCCGGTTATGGTTCTTCTGGCGTCTCGGATATGCCAGAGTACGTTCAGTTCCTGCAGTCATTGTGGCGCCGCCACATTTCAGTGTCGTGGCCCTCAGGCACTGCATCGCAGGAGTCGGCGCCGTCTTAGCCACGTAATTCGTTGTAGCGGGCGATTTGCTCAACCGTCAGCAGCAGCGGCGTCTCGAGATGGCGCGACACGTAAATGAAGCGCAAGTCGGCCCAGGCTTCGGCGGTAGCGTCGGTCAGGGCTCGCAGCGCATCGGGCGTCGGATCGTCCGCGCGGAAGGCCGCCTCAATGGCCGCCTCGGCCGCGATGAGGCGCTCGCCCGCTGCCTGTGCTTCGGCCTGCATGGCGGCGAAGATCGCCTCGATCGTCAAGACCTGGTCTGGCGAAAGACCGATCCCGTCCTTCAGTTCCAGAAGATGCGCCGGGCCCGGCACGCCGTTCAACTCGGCCGCTAGGGCAAGGCTCCAGCCGCGGCCTGCGCGCAAATCCTTGATGTCCTCGGCAGATAGGCTCTTGATCTCGCGGCCTTCCATC
This window of the Oceanibaculum indicum P24 genome carries:
- a CDS encoding M23 family metallopeptidase, giving the protein MNSIPVSGQIGRPIFQAMTFVGLLAMWGMGFPSLSWSQPHTKSPAAEAEERSIIAKPGDTLGTMLGRSGVDRAVQREAVLAIVAEFDPTELRPGDILTVRSPWNDKSAVKRISLTTRLGVRLDVVFSKGAQTILVEPELSSIEHVAKAKIENSLSETLNRIDAPERFAVELAAFFSNLYDFRRDLRSGNEIAIIWSESIDEKGIAVGEPKLSYARLATKQSVLELLILDEDSTAALYRDGDLVQRIRAPVEGARLSSVFGRRKHPVYGSVRLHTGVDYEAPAGTPISSTAAGRISFLGRLRGYGRVIDIDHGNGVTTRYAHLSSFAKGLSKQAWVQADQVIGTVGASGTATGPNLHYEVRLDGRPIDPLAALVRAQPIASANNPREVKHLTASRIIVGPANGA